One region of Bactrocera neohumeralis isolate Rockhampton chromosome 5, APGP_CSIRO_Bneo_wtdbg2-racon-allhic-juicebox.fasta_v2, whole genome shotgun sequence genomic DNA includes:
- the LOC126758891 gene encoding sodium leak channel NALCN isoform X5 has product MIDRLHTRRLGAASNRSDTSSISATTTGVGGGVGAGTSGGGTITTPPASTSSSSGHSLQQQQQQHSHPHQQQQQFRSSLHHHHHTSAHSHFTFNTGGSYSQGHSSGSLSRISRKAGASLSASAQSGHGFDGTSSVNSPSVVNSGSGSASSGPALLPTMGPMLGTSTSGGTGIAGGQLGVHSQNVSSNTAGNSSAGGGGLGASGSGSGAGIGAGVMGGIGGVGGGAIGGGVGMGICGGISSTMGPSSAAITGVPPIGLGLATGIGNKMLGRKQSLKGGEPFLADYGPEESLNESADIEWVNKLWVRRLMRLCALVSLASVSLNTPKTFERHPPLQYITFASDTAVTLLFTAEMIAKMHIRGVLHGEVPYLKDHWCQFDASMVFFLWISIILQIFEVLEIVPKYSYISIVRAPRPLIMIRFLRVFLKFSMPKSRINQIFKRSSQQIYNVTLFFLFFMSLYGLLGVQFFGELKNHCVMNNSETDYLGRPILTINSLAIPDTFCSMDPDSGYQCSPGMICMKMDFLSSYVIGFNGFEDFATSIFTVYQAASQEGWVFIMYRAIDSLPAWRAAFYFSTMIFFLAWLVKNVFIAVITETFNEIRVQFQQMWGARGHIQKTAASQILSGNDSGWRLVTIDDNKHGGLAPETCHAILRSPYFRMLVMTVILANGIVMATMTFKHDGRPRNVFYEKYYCIEMAFTFFLDLETLFKIYCLGWRGYYKHSIHKFELLLAVGTTIHIVPIFYLSGFTYFQVLRVVRLIKASPMLEGFVYKIFGPGKKLGSLIIFTMCLLIISSSISMQLFCFLCDFTKFESFPEAFMSMFQILTQEAWVEVMDETMIRTSKTLTPLVAVYFILYHLFVTLIVLSLFVAVILDNLELDEDIKKLKQLKFREQSAEIKETLPFRLRIFEKFPDSPQMTILHRIPNDFTLPKVRESFMKHFVIELETDDPSIVENCKRPMSECWESNVVFRKQKPVRIMNKTPKVRSAGSSLRKLAITHIIKFGSRSIRRSVRSGSIKLKQTYEHLMENGDIAAAPRANSGRARPHDLDIKLLQAKRQQAEMRRNQREEDLRENHPFFDTPLFLVPRESRFRKICQKIVHGRYDARLKDPLTGKERKVQYKSMHNFLGLVTYLDWVMIFVTTLSCISMMFETPSYRVMDHPTLQIAEYGFVVFMSLELALKILADGLFFTPKAYIKDVAAVLDVFIYVVSTSFLCWMPQQIPTSSGAQLLMILRCVRPLRIFTLVPHMRKVVYELCRGFKEILLVSTLLILLMFIFASYGVQLYGGRLARCNDPTILRREDCVGVFMRRVFVTKMKLTPGNNESYPSMLVPRVWANPRRFNFDNIGDAMLTLFEVLSFKGWLDVRDVLIKAVGPIHAVYIHIYIFLGCMIGLTLFVGVVIANYSENKGTALLTVDQRRWCDLKKRLKIAQPLHLPPRPDGRKFRAFTYDITQNIIFKRIIAVVVLINSMLLSITWIKGEVHTERLVVVSAVLNFVFVIEVVMKNIAFTPRGYWQSRRNRYDLLVTVAGVVWIFLQTILRNDLSYFFGFMVVILRFFTITGKHTTLKMLMLTVGVSVCKSFFIIFGMFLLVFFYALAGTILFGTVKYGEGIGRRANFGSPVTGVAMLFRIVTGEDWNKIMHDCMVQPPYCTPGNNYWETDCGNFTASLVYFCTFYVIITYIVLNLLVAIIMENFSLFYSNEEDALLSYADIRNFQNTWNIVDIHQRGVIPVRRVKFILRLLKGRLECDPQKDRLLFKYMCYELDKLHNGEDVTFHDVINMLSYRSVDIRKALQLEELLAREEFEYLVEEEVAKMTIRTWLEGCLKKIRAQNASKQQNSLIAGLRATNEQLMLLKTPEDKTPTSGGEKPPGSATAAGPPTSDAFSPTFSSTENEEKDASGSAAVSTIGEAHGVQRVISGTKRAQALIRSDSTGSSTGRKYLAPTTSDPQPRSTLTDKERLHISSQQKKKNSMTAVPILPPVAAASGSAIKRDLNRTSGFFASGNSDGSQFHYPPNVVNHYGEQHGPLGSPSAIMGHIIAGSKLLPFNNQANAVYEVHDWWQEQVICTLHSDDEG; this is encoded by the exons ATGATTGACCGATTGCATACGCGTCGCTTAGGAGCTGCAAGTAACCGTAGCGACACTAGCTCCATATCGGCTACTACCACCGGTGTTGGCGGTGGTGTCGGTGCTGGTACGAGTGGCGGCGGCACAATTACCACTCCACCAGCTAGCACCAGCTCCTCCAGCGGGCATAGTctacagcagcagcagcaacagcactCACATCCacatcaacaacagcagcaatttcGCTCATCATTACATCACCATCACCATACGTCGGCTCATAGCCATTTCACCTTCAATACCGGCGGCAGTTATAGTCAAGGCCATAGTTCGGGCAGCTTATCGCGCATATCACGCAAGGCTGGCGCATCACTTTCGGCATCAGCACAAAGTGGACATGGCTTTGATGGAACCAGCAGCGTTAATAGTCCTTCAGTTGTGAATTCGGGCAGCGGCAGCGCCAGTAGTGGTCCGGCACTGCTACCCACAATGGGTCCAATGTTGGGCACATCAACAAGTGGTGGTACCGGCATAGCCGGCGGTCAATTGGGTGTGCACAGTCAAAATGTGTCTTCGAATACGGCTGGCAATAGTAGTGCTGGCGGTGGTGGTCTTGGCGCTAGTGGTAGCGGCAGCGGTGCGGGCATTGGTGCTGGTGTCATGGGCGGTATTGGTGGCGTTGGCGGCGGTGCGATTGGCGGTGGTGTTGGTATGGGCATCTGTGGCGGCATCAGTAGTACGATGGGCCCAAGCAGCGCAGCCATAACTGGCGTCCCCCCTATTGGGCTGGGCCTAGCAACGGGCATTGGTAATAAGATGCTCGGCCGCAAGCAAAGCCTCAAGGGGGGCGAACCGTTTTTGGCCGATTATGGTCCCGAGGAGTCGCTTAACGAAAGTGCCGATATTGAATGGGTGAATAAGCTGTGGGTAAGGCGACTAATGCGTTTATGCGCCTTAGTATCCTTGGCCTCAGTCTCATTGAATACGCCGAAAACTTTCGAGCGGCATCCCCCATTACAGTATATAACATTCGCATCGGACACCGCGGTCACGCTGCTATTCACCGCCGAAATGATTGCCAAAATGCATATCCGCGGTGTATTGCAT GGTGAAGTACCATATCTAAAGGATCATTGGTGTCAATTCGATGCGTCAATGGTATTTTTCCTCTGGATATCgattatattacaaatattcgAAGTTTTAGAAATTGTGCCCAA aTATTCTTACATCTCAATTGTACGCGCACCACGCCCACTAATTATGATACGCTTCCTACGAGTCTTCCTAAAATTCTCGATGCCAAAAAGCCgcattaatcaaatatttaa ACGGTCGAGCCAACAGATCTACAACGTGACATTGTTCTTCCTATTTTTTATGTCACTTTACGGTTTACTGGGTGTACAATTCTTTGGAGAGCTGAAAAACCATTGCGTTATGAATAACTCCGAGACCGACTACTTGGGAAGACC CATTTTAACTATAAATTCGCTTGCCATACCCGATACGTTCTGCTCGATGGATCCGGACTCTGGATATCAGTGCTCACCGGGAATGATTTGCATGAAAATGGATTTTCTCAGCAGCTATGTGATTGGCTTCAACGGTTTCGAGGACTTTGCTACTAGCATTTTCACTGTTTACCAAGCGGCTTCACAAGAAGGTTGGGTCTTTATAATGTATCGCGCAATCGATTCTCTGCCCGCTTGGCGTGCTGCTTTCTACTTCAG cACAATGATATTTTTCCTCGCTTGGCTGGTGAAGAATGTCTTCATTGCTGTCATTACGGAAACATTCAACGAGATTCGCGTGCAGTTCCAACAGATGTGGGGCGCTCGCGGTCACATACAAAAGACCGCTGCATCGCAGATACTCAGCGGCAATGATTCTGGTTGGCGTTTGGTGACCATAGATGATAATAAACATGGCGGCTTGGCGCCTGAAACCTGTCACGCGATCTTACGTTCACCATACTTTCGCATGCTGGTGATGACCGTGATCTTGGCTAATGGCATAGTTATGGCCACAATGACGTTTAAGCATGATGGTCGCCCGCGCAATGTGTTCTATGAGAAATATTATTGCATCGAAATGGCATTCACATTCTTCTTGGACTTGGAAACGCTCTTCAAGATTTATTGTTTGGGTTGGCGTGGCTACTACAAGCATTCCATACATAAATTCGAATTGCTCTTAGCCGTCGGAACCACCATACACATTGTGCCAATATTTTATCTGTCGGGTTTCACTTATTTTCAG GTTCTGCGCGTTGTACGCTTAATTAAAGCCTCGCCCATGCTTGAGGGTTTCGTTTATAAGATTTTCGGTCCGGGCAAGAAACTTGGCTCACTGATCATATTCACCATGTGTTTGCTTATCATTAGCTCCAGCATTTCTATGCAACTTTTTTGCTTTCTCTGtgattttacgaaatttgaatCATTTCCGGAAGCTTTTATGTCTATGTTCCAGATTCTCACGCAAGAGGCCTGGGTTGAAGTTATGGACGAAACGATGATACGCACGAGTAAAACACTTACACCATTAGTGGCGGTCTATTTCATACTCTACCACTTGTTCGTTACATTGATCGTGCTCAGCTTGTTCGTGGCGGTCATTTTGGATAATTTGGAATTGgatgaagatattaaaaaattgaagcaaCTGAAATTTCGTGAACAGAGCGCTGAGATTAAAGAAACGTTGCCATTTCGTTTGCGTATTTTCGAGAAGTTTCCCGACTCACCACAAATGACCATACTGCATCGGATACCGAATGATTTCACATTACCCAAAGTACGTGAATCGTTCATGAAACATTTCGTAATTGAGTTGGAAACCGATGATCCCTCCATCGTGGAGAATTGTAAGCGTCCCATGTCGGAGTGTTGGGAATCGAATGTGGTATTTCGTAAGCAGAAGCCTGTGCGCATCATGAACAAGACGCCCAAGGTGCGTTCGGCCGGCAGCAGTTTGCGCAAATTGGCCATCACGCATATTATCAA ATTTGGTTCACGTTCCATACGTCGTAGCGTACGTTCCGGTTCGATTAAATTGAAACAAACTTATGAACATCTCATGGAGAATGGTGATATTGCGGCAGCGCCACGTGCCAATTCGGGACGTGCCCGTCCGCATGATCTCGACATAAAACTACTGCAAGCAAAGCGACAACAAGCCGAAATGAGGCGAAATCAACGCGAGGAGGACTTGCGTGAGAATCATCCGTTCTTCGATACGCCACTGTTTTTGGTGCCGCGTGAGAGTCGCTTTCGTAAGATCTGTCAGAAGATCGTGCACGGACGTTACGATGCGCGCCTTAAGGATCCGCTTACGGGCAAGGAACGCAAAGTGCAGTATAAGAGCATGCA CAATTTTCTCGGCTTGGTCACCTACTTGGATTGGGTTATGATTTTCGTTACGACACTTTCTTGCATATCAATGATGTTTGAAACGCCAAGCTATCGCGTTATGGATCATCCTACTCTGCAAATAGCCGAATATGGTTTTGTAGTATTTATGAGTCTGGAGTTGGCATTGAAAATACTTGCCGACGGTCTCTTCTTCACACCGAAAGCCTATATTAAGGATGTAGCTGCAGTGCTGGATGTCTTCATTTATGTTGTATCCACATCCTTTCTCTGTTGGATGCCCCAACAGATACCGACTAGTTCTGGCGCACAACTATTGATGATTTTGCGCTGTGTACGCCCATTGCGTATTTTCACGCTGGTGCCACACATGCGCAAAGTCGTTTATGAGTTGTGTCGCGGCTTCAAAGAGATCTTACTCGTATCCACATTGCTTATACTACTCATGTTTATATTCGCCAGCTATGGTGTACAGTTATATGGTGGTCGCTTGGCGCGTTGTAATGATCCGACCATTTTGCGTCGTGAAGATTGTGTGGGTGTATTTATGCGTCGTGTCTTTGTTACGAAAATGAAATTGACACCCGGTAATAATGAGTCATATCCGTCGATGTTGGTGCCACGTGTCTGGGCCAATCCGCGCCGATTCAATTTCGACAATATCGGTGATGCGATGCTCACGTTGTTTGAAGTGCTTTCCTTTAAGGGTTGGCTGGATGTACGCGATGTGCTGATCAAGGCTGTTGGACCG ATCCATGCAGTTTATATACACATCTATATTTTCTTGGGCTGTATGATCGGATTGACCTTGTTTGTGGGTGTAGTGATCGCTAATTACTCGGAGAATAAAGGTACCGCTCTGTTGACGGTCGATCAACGTCGTTGGTGTGATCTGAAGAAGCGTTTGAAGATTGCTCAACCTCTGCATTTGCCGCCACGTCCCGATGGCAGAAAGTTTCGCGCTTTCACTTATGACATAACCCAGAATATAATCTTTAAACGCATTATAGCCGTGGTGGTGCTGATCAACAGCATGCTGTTGTCCATAACG TGGATCAAAGGTGAAGTCCACACGGAACGTTTGGTGGTCGTCAGCGcggttttaaattttgttttcgtcaTCGAGGTGGTTATGAAAAATATAGCCTTTACACCGCGCGGCTACTGGCAGTCGCGGCGAAATCGTTACGATTTACTCGTCACTGTGGCCGGTGTTGTTTGGATATTCTTGCAGACTATATTAAGG AATGATCTCTCATACTTTTTCGGATTTATGGTGGTGATTTTACGTTTCTTCACCATAACCGGTAAACACACCACGCTCAAAATGCTCATGTTGACTGTGGGCGTGTCGGTTTGTAAATCCTTCTTTATCATCTTTGGCATGTTTTTGTTGGTATTCTTTTATGCCTTGGCCGGCACCATACTCTTCGGTACTGTTAAGTATGGTGAAGGTATTGGTAGACGTGCAAATTTTGGCTCGCCTGTAACGGGAGTAGCAATGCTGTTTCGTATTGTGACCGGAGAGGATTGGAATAAGATTATGCATGATTGCATGGTGCAACCGCCATATTGTACGCCAGGAAATAATTACTGGGAAACCGATTGCG GTAACTTCACTGCAAGCTTGGTGTACTTCTGCACTTTCTACGTCATCATTACCTATATTGTGTTGAATTTACTCGTGG CTATTATCATGGAGAACTTTTCATTATTCTACTCCAACGAAGAAGATGCTTTGCTGTCTTATGCCGACATACGCAATTTCCAGAACACATGGAACATAGTGGACATACATCAACGTGGCGTTATACCTGTGCGACGGGTGAAGTTTATATTGCGTCTATTGAAAGGACGACTAGAGTGCGATCCACAAAAGGATCGTTTGCTCTTCAAGTACATGTGCTATGAATTGGATAAGTTGCATAATGGTGAAGATGTGACTTTCCACGACGTGATTAA CATGTTATCCTATCGGTCGGTGGATATACGTAAAGCATTGCAATTGGAGGAATTGCTGGCGCGTGAGGAATTCGAATATTTGGTAGAGGAAGAAGTCGCCAAGATGACTATACGCACTTGGTTGGAGGGTTGCCTGAAGAAGATACGTGCACAAAATGCAAGT AAGCAACAGAACTCCTTAATTGCTGGTTTGCGTGCCACAAATGAGCAGTTAATGTTGCTCAAAACACCCGAGGATAAAACTCCCACCAGCGGTGGTGAGAAACCACCAGGCAGCGCAACGGCGGCAGGTCCACCGACTAGTGATGCCTTTTCGCCCACCTTCAGTTCAACGGAGAATGAAGAGAAAGACGCCAGTGGTAGCGCGGCTGTCTCCACCATTGGCGAAGCGCACGGCGTGCAACGTGTCATAAGTGGTACCAAACGCGCGCAAGCACTGATCCGTTCGGATTCAACGGGCAGCTCAACAGGTCGAAAGTATTTAGCACCTACCACATCCGATCCACAACCACGCAGCACATTGACGGACAAGGAGCGTCTACATATTAGTAGTcaacaaaagaagaaaaattcaatGACGGCAGTACCTATCTTGCCACCAGTCGCTGCTGCTAGCGGTTCTGCAATAAAACGCGACTTGAATCGGACGTCGGGATTTTTCGCATCCGGTAATAGTGATGGCAGTCAATTTCATTATCCCCCAAATGTAGTGAATCATTATGGTGAACAGCATGGACCATTGGGTAGTCCATCAGCGATTATGGGTCACATTATAGCGGGTAGTAAATTATTGCCGTTTAATAATCAAGCGAATGCAGTTTACGAGGTGCACGACTGGTGGCAGGAACAGGTGATTTGCACACTACACAGTGACGATGAAGGCTAA